In Gemmatimonadales bacterium, the following proteins share a genomic window:
- a CDS encoding translocation/assembly module TamB domain-containing protein, with amino-acid sequence MRRGVARFLFVILLGSLAMVLGVVSSMTLTPPGRNLLARTVTEGLGRIVLGRVKVGAISGSFLYDLTLENLVVRDTSGALLADLPRVRVTYRLPNFLAKQVVLSGVQLERPTIQLIKHRNGRLNLEEVLRLGTGKKGGTSPLIDFYHVRVTDGALRIALPWNPDKSLRTQQARDSALAAERAKPGRVIEQSPEGLRKVILFSDLTTRMARLRISTPDHLPFSIDLDSLATRVSDPAVTVRDAVGRIRLHADSAIFGFSRAALPGTEVSGGGAVTWPHDTILFDFQATASRVSLMDLLWVSPHFPPMIGTGVLSAKSETGARTAYDIRDLHLRGGDQRVDGDLVAITDKRRGLGARDMRLTLRQLDLDAVRPYLDTLPFYGTISGSLAGSGFLDAMDLTLDWTYTDAELKERPVSTLAGDGIVGATRDSGLTFTDFHLRRSNIDLHTVRRLAPAVILEGRLAAAGTLDGPLRNVTFVGTSRQQDAARPASQATGTVHLDTRFDTLGLATDVTFEPLSFEGIRRAFPSLRSQGELRGRFQSEGTLSRLQVNTTLTGQIGTVDANGLVTLLPPKWGAERLLLRFSRLDLEALTGRKLPTALAGELRVTGSIDTLRAPEGDLELALARSRAREWDLDSFFGRGSVHDSVIRVDTAYAEWKGARASGGGTLGWQSPHAGHMAFSLVADSLIGFDSLLLASTGQKRDTSADARPLTGTAEGAARFAGSLDSLEAATELTVRGLEWQRIRSPEISGSFTWLGGRRPRVTAAVKSDSLTVQKWTFHRLTAQASGFADSVGWTAGSSVGSVSRFDGTGQWFRKDSSQIFRVDTLLAGLAAHRYRLQEPASMSLADSAPSVSPFALVATDGSGSMRVAGRVPGTEAGALSLELLGLDIHDLYGLLQRDTTGVSGEVGLDLQVGGTAKAPTLRGTARVADARFGDFQAPLAEAVLNYQNRRLDANLDLWRTGEDLLQVEAHLPLDLAFRGAEKRQLEGPLSVRAHTDSVDLGLLEALTPAVTQVDGTLAADVQVEGSWDAPRLAGSVQVRKGTMTVPGLGVHYNTVRGSAILQGDSLLLNDVLFTTSGGGRLTVGGSVRLENLSRPVLNLAVNAKQFRAIDVRSFLSLTGTGDLQIKGPVFDATLTGRLLANSGVLYFADLINKRIVDLEDPAYADLVDTTLLRQEKLGSKFQNRFLDSLRIDDLRLEMGSDVWLRSAEANIQLEGQVRASKVRQEYQPTGTLAAPRGTYTLKIGPVARDFTVTRGEVNYQGNLNAVLNIQAQHTVRPVRGDEVPVIANISGTLYAPKLTLSSTFRPPISETDLVSYLITGRPANEATLVGQGGLVTTGLAYFSSALSSELERALIQDLGVPIDLIEIRPGISSPTGGATLTQLAAGWQIGKKTFLTFNAGFCPDFSQLSTKNLGAGLEFRFSREWKFQSTVEPTIQSCRPGGLTQPTVNTPYQVGLDILWEREF; translated from the coding sequence ATGCGGCGCGGCGTGGCGCGATTCCTGTTCGTGATTCTGCTGGGCTCGCTCGCGATGGTGCTGGGGGTGGTCAGCTCCATGACACTCACGCCTCCCGGCCGCAACCTGCTGGCGCGGACGGTCACCGAAGGGCTCGGCCGGATCGTGCTGGGCCGGGTGAAGGTCGGGGCTATCTCCGGCTCGTTTCTCTACGATCTCACGCTGGAGAACCTGGTGGTGCGGGACACCAGCGGCGCGCTGCTGGCCGATCTGCCTCGGGTGCGGGTGACCTACCGCCTGCCGAACTTCCTGGCCAAGCAGGTGGTGCTGAGCGGCGTGCAGCTCGAGCGGCCTACCATCCAGCTCATCAAGCACCGGAACGGGCGGCTCAACCTGGAGGAGGTGCTCCGCCTGGGAACCGGCAAGAAGGGCGGCACCTCGCCGCTCATCGATTTCTATCACGTGCGGGTGACCGACGGCGCGCTCCGTATCGCGCTACCCTGGAATCCCGACAAGTCGCTCCGTACGCAACAGGCGCGCGACTCCGCGCTGGCCGCTGAGCGGGCCAAGCCGGGCCGGGTGATCGAGCAGAGTCCGGAGGGACTGCGGAAGGTGATCCTGTTCTCCGACCTCACGACCCGGATGGCGCGGCTGCGCATCTCCACGCCGGATCACCTGCCGTTCAGCATCGACCTCGACTCCCTGGCCACCCGGGTCAGCGATCCCGCGGTGACCGTGCGCGACGCCGTGGGACGGATCCGCCTCCACGCCGACAGCGCCATCTTCGGCTTCTCCCGGGCCGCGCTCCCCGGCACCGAGGTCTCCGGCGGCGGCGCCGTCACCTGGCCGCACGACACGATCCTCTTCGACTTCCAGGCCACCGCGAGCCGGGTGAGCCTGATGGACCTGCTCTGGGTCTCGCCTCACTTTCCCCCCATGATCGGCACCGGTGTGCTGTCCGCCAAGTCGGAGACGGGCGCCCGCACCGCCTACGACATCCGTGATCTGCATCTCCGCGGGGGCGATCAGCGGGTCGACGGCGACCTGGTGGCGATCACCGACAAGAGGCGGGGCCTCGGTGCCCGCGACATGCGGCTCACCCTGCGCCAGCTCGATCTCGACGCGGTGCGCCCCTACCTGGACACCCTGCCGTTCTACGGAACCATCAGCGGCAGTCTGGCCGGGTCGGGCTTTCTCGACGCGATGGATCTCACGCTCGACTGGACCTATACCGACGCCGAGCTCAAGGAGCGCCCGGTGAGCACCCTCGCCGGTGACGGCATCGTGGGCGCCACCCGCGACAGCGGACTCACCTTCACCGACTTCCATCTCCGCCGCTCGAACATCGATCTCCACACGGTCCGGCGCCTGGCACCCGCGGTCATCCTCGAAGGGCGGCTGGCCGCGGCGGGCACGCTCGACGGGCCGCTTCGGAACGTGACCTTCGTCGGGACCTCCCGGCAGCAGGACGCCGCACGGCCGGCCAGCCAGGCCACCGGCACGGTGCACCTCGACACCCGGTTCGACACCCTGGGGCTCGCGACCGACGTCACCTTCGAGCCGCTCTCTTTCGAGGGCATCCGCCGCGCGTTTCCCTCGCTGCGCTCTCAGGGCGAGCTCCGCGGCCGCTTCCAGAGCGAGGGCACGCTGTCCCGGTTGCAGGTCAACACCACACTCACCGGTCAGATCGGCACGGTGGACGCGAACGGCCTGGTGACGCTGCTGCCGCCCAAGTGGGGCGCCGAGCGGCTGCTGCTCCGGTTCTCCCGGTTGGACCTGGAAGCGCTCACCGGACGGAAGCTGCCCACCGCGCTGGCGGGTGAGCTCCGGGTCACCGGCAGCATCGACACGCTCCGCGCGCCGGAGGGTGACCTGGAGCTGGCGCTCGCCCGGAGCCGGGCGCGCGAATGGGATCTCGATAGCTTCTTCGGCCGGGGATCGGTCCACGACAGCGTCATCCGAGTCGACACCGCCTACGCCGAGTGGAAGGGCGCCCGGGCCTCCGGCGGCGGAACGCTCGGCTGGCAGTCGCCGCATGCCGGCCATATGGCCTTCTCGCTGGTGGCAGACAGCCTGATCGGCTTCGACTCCCTGCTGCTCGCGTCCACGGGCCAGAAGCGGGATACCAGCGCCGACGCGCGTCCGCTCACCGGAACCGCCGAGGGAGCGGCGCGGTTTGCGGGAAGCCTCGACTCACTGGAAGCGGCAACCGAGCTGACCGTGCGGGGACTGGAGTGGCAGCGGATCCGGTCGCCCGAGATCTCGGGCAGCTTTACCTGGCTCGGGGGGCGCCGGCCCCGAGTCACGGCGGCGGTGAAGTCGGACTCGCTCACGGTGCAGAAGTGGACCTTCCACCGGCTCACGGCGCAGGCCAGCGGCTTCGCGGACTCGGTGGGATGGACCGCGGGCTCCTCGGTGGGGAGTGTCTCGCGCTTCGACGGCACCGGCCAGTGGTTCCGGAAGGACAGCAGCCAGATCTTCCGGGTCGATACCCTGCTCGCCGGTCTGGCCGCGCACCGCTACCGGCTGCAGGAGCCGGCGAGCATGTCACTCGCCGACTCCGCGCCCTCGGTGAGCCCCTTCGCGCTGGTGGCGACAGACGGCTCCGGTAGCATGCGGGTGGCGGGCCGGGTGCCCGGCACCGAAGCGGGGGCGCTCAGCCTCGAGCTGCTCGGCCTCGACATCCACGACCTCTACGGCCTGCTTCAACGCGACACTACCGGGGTCTCCGGCGAGGTCGGTCTCGACCTGCAGGTGGGCGGAACGGCCAAGGCGCCGACGCTCCGGGGCACCGCGCGGGTGGCGGATGCCAGGTTCGGCGATTTCCAGGCGCCCCTGGCCGAAGCGGTGCTCAACTATCAGAATCGCCGGCTCGACGCCAACCTCGACCTCTGGCGTACCGGGGAGGACCTGCTCCAGGTCGAGGCCCATCTGCCGCTGGATCTCGCCTTCCGCGGGGCGGAGAAGCGGCAGCTCGAGGGGCCACTCTCGGTGCGGGCCCATACCGACAGCGTCGATCTGGGGCTCCTGGAGGCGTTGACCCCGGCGGTGACCCAGGTGGACGGGACGCTGGCAGCCGACGTGCAGGTGGAGGGCAGCTGGGACGCACCGCGCCTGGCCGGCTCGGTGCAGGTGCGGAAAGGCACCATGACCGTGCCCGGCCTCGGAGTCCACTACAACACGGTGCGGGGCAGCGCCATCCTGCAGGGCGATTCGCTGCTGCTGAACGACGTGCTCTTCACTACCAGCGGGGGTGGCCGGCTCACGGTGGGCGGCTCCGTCCGGCTGGAGAACCTGTCCCGGCCGGTGCTCAATCTCGCGGTCAACGCCAAGCAATTTCGCGCCATCGACGTGCGCAGCTTCCTCTCGCTCACCGGCACCGGCGATCTGCAGATCAAGGGCCCGGTGTTCGATGCCACGCTCACCGGACGGCTGCTGGCCAACAGCGGCGTGCTCTATTTCGCCGACCTGATCAACAAGCGGATCGTGGATCTGGAAGACCCGGCCTACGCCGACCTGGTGGACACCACGTTGCTCCGGCAGGAGAAGCTCGGGTCCAAGTTTCAGAATCGCTTTCTCGACTCGCTTCGCATCGACGACCTGCGTCTGGAGATGGGCTCCGACGTCTGGCTCCGCTCGGCCGAGGCGAACATCCAGCTCGAGGGGCAGGTCCGGGCCAGCAAGGTGCGCCAGGAATACCAGCCGACCGGGACGCTCGCCGCGCCGCGGGGCACCTACACGCTCAAGATCGGCCCGGTGGCGCGCGACTTCACGGTGACTCGAGGTGAAGTCAACTATCAGGGCAACTTGAACGCGGTGCTCAACATTCAGGCACAGCACACGGTGCGGCCGGTCCGGGGTGACGAGGTGCCGGTGATCGCCAACATCAGTGGCACCCTCTACGCGCCCAAGCTCACCCTCTCGAGCACCTTCCGGCCGCCCATCTCGGAGACCGACCTGGTGTCGTACCTGATCACCGGACGGCCCGCGAACGAGGCGACGCTGGTGGGGCAGGGGGGCCTGGTGACCACTGGACTGGCCTACTTTTCCAGCGCGCTCTCCAGCGAGCTGGAGCGGGCATTGATCCAGGACCTCGGGGTTCCCATCGACCTGATCGAGATCCGGCCGGGTATCTCGAGTCCTACGGGCGGCGCCACGCTCACTCAGCTCGCCGCCGGCTGGCAGATCGGGAAGAAGACCTTCCTCACCTTCAACGCGGGCTTCTGCCCCGACTTCAGCCAGCTCAGCACCAAGAACCTCGGGGCCGGGCTGGAGTTCCGCTTCAGCCGGGAGTGGAAGTTTCAGAGCACAGTGGAGCCCACCATCCAGTCGTGCCGGCCCGGCGGGCTCACCCAGCCCACCGTGAACACCCCCTACCAGGTGGGCCTGGACATTCTCTGGGAGCGGGAGTTCTAG
- a CDS encoding BamA/TamA family outer membrane protein has product MRGAVPVALGLALAVLCTVAPGAGAQEQQPARVVRQLSFEGNSAVTDEVLASAIATTNSSWFARSFLVRWLGLGEKRYFDEQEFRRDVVRLEVLYRRSGYPHVALDTTVRRTPENVYITFRIKEGDPTRVTNFAVTGLDSLSPTVRRSTLLDLPLRRGDPFNRFRMQAASDSITRRLRDRGYPSARVFSSFETNKETDTAAVALEVVPGKRAVVGQVGVVGTKRVEPALVRRLLISRPGRLYSQDELLQSQRNLYQSDLFRFATVNIDSSAFVVGSDSVPISVSVNESKRRRIQSGIGFGTEDCFRSSTGWTSRNFLGSAGRILDLTGRISKVGVAEPFSWGLANSICSASKDDTVGSSKLNFSLGAAIKRPAFLSPNNTISVSVFTERRSEFKVYLRQETGTSITLRRETPRRRIPLSLAYTLSYGHTEATAVSFCASFNACTPDVVALLRQNRVLATLTARGTLPRINNPIDPSRGSLSSLEITQSAKYLGSSSFQQFTRIVSDYSWYRPLGRDVVFSWRVRGGIIFAPSVDVATQRGSFIPPEQRFYAGGPNDVRGFDRNELGPVVYVVPKSHVDSTILNPVMSRQRPLDPDSVQVAATGGNTLAVANVELRVPSPIFSSRLRFAAFVDAGGVWQRNEPNSPAVIRVTPGVGLRLSTPLGPARLDVAYNPYKLQAGTLFQFDTTGTLTPVPGQSSYVLDRKGRLTYHIAVGQAF; this is encoded by the coding sequence GTGAGGGGAGCGGTCCCGGTGGCGCTCGGCTTGGCGCTCGCTGTGCTGTGCACGGTGGCCCCGGGCGCGGGTGCACAGGAGCAGCAGCCCGCCCGGGTGGTTCGCCAGCTCTCGTTCGAGGGCAACTCCGCCGTCACCGACGAGGTGCTGGCCAGCGCCATCGCGACCACCAACTCGAGCTGGTTCGCGCGGAGCTTCCTGGTCCGCTGGCTCGGCCTCGGTGAGAAGCGCTACTTCGACGAGCAGGAGTTCCGCCGCGACGTGGTCCGGCTCGAGGTGCTCTACCGGCGGAGCGGCTATCCTCACGTCGCGCTCGACACCACGGTGCGGCGGACGCCGGAGAACGTCTACATCACATTCCGGATCAAGGAGGGTGACCCTACCCGGGTCACGAACTTCGCGGTGACCGGACTCGATTCGCTCTCGCCGACGGTCCGCCGGTCGACCCTGCTGGACCTGCCGCTCCGGCGAGGCGATCCCTTCAACCGGTTCCGGATGCAGGCGGCGTCGGACAGCATCACCCGCCGGTTGCGCGACCGGGGCTATCCCTCCGCCCGCGTCTTCTCCAGCTTCGAGACCAACAAGGAGACCGACACCGCCGCGGTGGCGCTCGAGGTGGTGCCGGGGAAGCGCGCCGTGGTCGGCCAGGTGGGCGTGGTCGGGACCAAGCGGGTGGAGCCGGCACTGGTGCGACGGCTGCTCATCTCCCGTCCCGGCCGGCTCTATTCCCAGGACGAGCTGCTGCAGAGCCAGCGCAATCTGTACCAATCCGACCTCTTCCGCTTCGCCACCGTCAACATCGATTCCTCGGCGTTCGTGGTGGGGTCGGACTCGGTGCCCATCTCGGTGAGCGTCAACGAGAGCAAGCGCCGGCGGATCCAGAGCGGGATCGGCTTCGGTACCGAGGACTGCTTCCGCAGCTCGACCGGCTGGACCTCGAGAAATTTCCTGGGCAGCGCCGGCCGCATTCTCGATCTCACCGGCCGGATCTCCAAAGTCGGGGTGGCGGAGCCGTTCAGCTGGGGCCTGGCCAACTCGATCTGCAGCGCCTCGAAGGACGATACCGTCGGCTCCTCCAAGCTCAACTTCAGTCTCGGCGCCGCCATCAAGCGGCCGGCGTTCCTGTCGCCCAACAACACCATCTCGGTCTCGGTCTTCACCGAGCGCCGCTCCGAGTTCAAGGTGTATCTGCGGCAGGAGACCGGCACCAGCATCACGCTGCGGCGGGAGACGCCGAGGCGGCGGATCCCGCTGTCGCTGGCCTACACGCTCTCCTACGGCCATACCGAGGCGACTGCGGTGAGCTTCTGCGCCTCGTTCAACGCCTGCACGCCGGATGTGGTGGCGCTGCTGCGGCAGAATCGAGTGCTCGCCACCCTCACGGCTCGAGGAACGCTCCCCCGAATCAACAACCCGATCGATCCGTCGCGCGGCTCGCTCAGCTCGCTGGAGATCACCCAGAGCGCCAAGTACCTCGGCTCCTCCTCGTTCCAGCAGTTCACCCGGATCGTGTCGGACTACTCCTGGTACCGGCCGCTGGGGCGCGACGTGGTGTTCAGCTGGCGGGTCCGCGGGGGCATCATCTTCGCTCCCTCGGTGGACGTGGCCACCCAGCGGGGCAGCTTCATTCCGCCGGAGCAGCGGTTCTACGCCGGCGGTCCCAACGACGTGCGCGGCTTCGACCGCAACGAGCTGGGTCCGGTGGTCTACGTGGTGCCCAAGAGCCACGTGGATTCGACGATCCTGAATCCGGTCATGTCGAGGCAGAGGCCGCTCGATCCCGATTCGGTCCAGGTGGCCGCCACCGGCGGGAACACCCTCGCGGTGGCCAACGTCGAGCTCCGGGTGCCGTCGCCGATCTTCAGCTCCCGGCTGCGCTTCGCCGCCTTCGTCGACGCCGGCGGGGTGTGGCAGCGCAACGAGCCCAACTCGCCCGCGGTGATCCGGGTGACGCCCGGCGTGGGGCTCCGGCTGAGCACGCCGCTGGGCCCAGCACGGCTCGACGTGGCATACAACCCGTACAAGCTGCAGGCCGGCACGCTCTTCCAGTTCGACACGACGGGGACGCTGACGCCGGTTCCGGGACAGAGCTCCTACGTGCTCGACCGGAAGGGCCGGCTCACCTACCACATCGCCGTGGGGCAGGCGTTCTGA